GTCCGGGGCAGGCGGCTGACGAGCAGGAGTTCCAGCACCCGCCCGTCCGAGAACAGCCGGATGATCGGCATGTCGCCGACCCCGACACAAAGGCTGAAAACAAAAAGGACCGCAAGCATCAGGCCGGCGATCCACCCCGTTTTCGACGATTGCTTGGCGGCGGCAATGCTCATCTGGCGGCGGTGAACGCCTCAGCGATGGTCGCGACGACCCGCTGTATCGACTGCACCCCGCCGGCGGCGATGTAGAATTCTGCGGCCGGCAAATAGATCACCTGGTTCTTCTTCCAGGCTGTCGTCTCGGCGACCAGTTCATTGTCGAGCGTCGTCTTGGCGCCCTGTTCGCCGGAACCGATCGCGGCGGCGCGGTCGAGCACCAGAAGCCAGTCGGGATTTGCCTTGGCGATGAACTCGAAGGAGATCGCTTCGCCGTGATTGGCGGCTTCGATGTCGGGCACTGCCGCCGGCAGGTTTAGCGCGGCATGCACCCAGCCGAAGCGCGAGCCGGGACCATAGGCGGTGACTTTCGGCCCGTTGGTCATGATGATCAGGCCGTTACCCTTGCCGGCAATCGCTGCCTTGGCGGCTTTTATCCGGGCATCCAGTTCCTCCACGGCGGAAGCGGCCTCGGCCGTCTTGCCGAAGAGCACGCCATAGGCAGCCAACCGTTCCTTGGCCTGGGCAACGAGGTCGTCGCCATCCATGGTCATGTCGATAGTCTGCACAACCTGCGCGGTCGCCGAAGCCTTTGTCGAGGAGCGGCCGCCGACGATGATCAGGTCCGGACCGAGCGCGCTGAGAGCCTCGAGATCGGGCTCGAAAAGATCGCCGACGATTTCCGCGCCCTGTTTCAGAGGCTCCAGTTGCGGGAGGTATAGCTTCTGCGGAACGCCGGCTGGCTTGATGCCGAGGCGATCGAGCGTATCGAGCGCCGCGATATCCAGGACCGCGATTTTGGTGGGTGAGACGGCAATCTGCACCAGGCCCTTGGCAGTCAGGATATCCACCGCGTGCGCGGGGAGGGCTGAAAAAGCAAAAGCGGCAAAAGCCGCGATCGTCCTCAAGTTCATTCTCTCACCATGTCTTGACCTGGGCCGAATGCTGGATCTGGCCTCAGGCGGCCCGATCCGGTCTCTGCCATTGCAGGGCTTCCAGATTTTCACGGAAGGCGAAGCGCACGAGATGCCTCTCGATCACCGATTCCGTTTCCGTCAGCTGTTCCTCGTCGGCTGCCGTCGCGAGGATCCTGAGGCCGCCGTCATCCGCATCGAGAATGGCGGTGCCGCAGGCAAAGCGGCACTCCCCATGGGTCTCGGAATAGGAGACGTCGATCCTGTGCGCGAAATGTTTGCACAACTGGACGAGGTATTTTCCGCCGTGCTCCGTGCTCCATTCCGTAGTCGCCTGTAACAAAGCTCTCTCCTTAAGATGAATGTTGTTCTCCACTTATCTCACCCATACTTCCGCGGCAACCGGGAACGCGGTTGCCGCACGGTCATGTGAACGCATGATCATGTTCTTCAGAACGTCGCCTTGGCGGTCAGAAGGAAGCTGCGGCCCGGTTCGTAGAGGGGGGTCACGTTGCCAAATTCTTGACCATAGGTGGCACGGTCGGAATAGGTCTTGTCGAGCAGGTTCTGCACCTCGGCACGGAATGTGAAGTTGGGCAGAGCTTCCGGTTTCCATTCGGCAAAGATATTGACCACCTCATAGGCCCTGAAGGGCGGAGAGCCCGATGCAATATGATCGTATTCCGGAGCGATCTCGATGTCGCCGCCGATTATCAGCCCCCAGTCCGAGAATGTGTGTGCGGCGGTGACCGTGATGATGTCACCCACAGGCGTTGCGAGGTAGTTCCCCGTTTCGGAATCCGCCGGTCGGCCGTTGATATCGACGTCGATATGGGCGTATTTCACCTTAACATAACCGCTCGACCACTCATAACCGGCACCGATCTCGAAACCTTTGGATTTCAGATCGTGATTGAGGAGCGCTCCGGCGGCAGCCGGACTGTAGCGCGCAACACGGGCATCGTTGATATCTGTGCGGAACAGGTTGGCTTCGGCGGTGAAACCTTCATATTCGGCTTCGAGCCCGATCATGTAATTGTCCGCCGTGACTACTTCCGGGCCATCGGGGCCGTAGCTCCAGACCGGATTGATGTTGAAGGTCTCCGCCATCGGAACGCCGGCCCAAACATGCGAGAAGCCGGCTTTGGCGGTCAGGAAATCAGTGAGATCGTATTCGCCTGAAATGTTGGCGCTCAAGCCGCTATTGTCGAATTGCGAGCCGTTGACGCCTGTGAACCATTGATGATCACCACGGGCGCCGAAGGAAAGCCGGGTTCTTTCCCAAGGCTCAAGCCGTGCCTGCGCATAAATTCCGATATTGCTCGCCTTTTCCCTTCCGGAATCCGTAGACGCTTCAAGCTCCGTCCGGTCGTTATAGAAGTCCACGCCGGCGGTAATGCTGCCGATCTCGAAAGAGAACTTGTTCTCGAACTTGCCGTTGAAACTCGTGGTCTCGCCGATCGCGGTATAGAGGAGGCCCGGAGAACCATAAACCGGTACGCTGACCTCCGTTCCGCTATATGCCAGCATGATAGTCGGGTCCCACCAGCCTTCCGGGCTGGTATCCGTGTAGGTGAGGACTGTATTTTGCCGTTCGAGACGATAGTCGCGAATGCGCGGCTCCCAGAGCCGGCCCGTATCGACGAAGCCGGCATTCGCACGGAATGGACGGGGCGCATCGTCGACCACACGGTCGTGGCTGATCTCGATGCGGTCGCCGCTCTCGAACTCATAGGCAAGCTTGCCAAGGCCACTAATGATATCTGTGCTTGTCCCGGAAACCTCGCTTCCGGCGCCGCCGACAAAATCATCACCCTTGCCGAAGGTCAGGTAGCCGAGGAACTCGAAGCCCTCATGCTTGCCGTAAGCGGAAAGCCCAGTCGTCACCGTATCGCTGTTGAAGTTGTAGGTCGATGTGACGAAGCCGCCGAAGGATTTGCCCGGCGCCAGAAGATCGATCGCATCCTTGGTCTCGTAGTTGATCGAGCCGGCGAGCGCGCCGGGACCGGCGTCAGCCGGCGCGATGCCTGCGTCCACGTCCACTGCCTTCAGGAGGCTCGGGTCGATCAGGTTGGTCGCGTTGTGATGGAAGACCTTGTTGTTCTGGCGCGCGCCGTCGATGCTGATGGCGAGATTGGTTTCCTCGACTCCATGGACATAGACCTTCTGCGACATGGGAAGCGAGCTGCCCACCTGTATGCCGGCCTGTTCCCGGAACACGTCCGCGAGGTCGGTCGGGTTGATGCGCTCGAGCTGCTCGGGTCCGATGACCGTTTCGCCGACATCGCCTTCGGCACCCGGCTGGCCCTGCAGGACGATCGGCCTCAGCGTCGTGGCTCCTTCGGCGGGCACATCGCCGGAAGCATTTGCGGGGGTGCCGATGACGGCCGTGCCGTTGGCGATCCTGTAGTTCACGCCCGTCCCTGCGAGCATGCGGGCGAGCGCCTGGTCCGGCGTGAGATTGCCGCTGACGGCCTGCGCGGCGACGCCGCGGGAGGTCGAGGCAGCCAGCGTCACCTGAAGGCCGGACTGGCGGCCGAAGGCATTGAGAGCCGAAGCAAGCGGCTGAGCCGGGATATCGAAGCTGCGCGTCGCCGTCTGGGCGAGGGCGGGGGACGCGAAGATCGCGCTTCCGCCAATCGCGGCGGCTGCGACCGTTGTCATCAAACTGACTGCAAAAGCGTTCCGCTTGCCCTTCGCCCCCACGCCGCGCACTACTCCACTCACCGGCAAAATCATCTGCCCCGTCTCCTGCTACACTGTGTTCGCCAAGGCCCCCCGGCCTGCGCTTCAGGGTAAAGACGACTGCGCCCGGCGCTTTTTTCACCGCATCGCAAAAATTTTCAGGAAATTTTAACGGCCTAGAAAAGCGCAAGCACCCTGAGATAGGGCGAGATGTGATGCACCCTGCCGCCATAGGGCTGGACCAGCGCTTCGAGCGCCCGATCGGGATCGGAGAGATCGTAGAGGCCGGTGACGCGCCGATTGGCGAGATCGCCGCTCGGGATGCTGATCCACGCGGAATGATAGCGCTGTAGTTCCTCGACGACCGAGGCGACGGTCACGTCGTTGACGAACAGCCGCCCGTTCCGCCAGGCCGCCATGTCTTCCGGCGCCAGTCTTGCCCGCGACACCTGGCCATCTGTGCGGCTGACGGTCACGGAATCGCCGGGAGAAAGCTCGAAAGTGCGCGCCGCGCCGTCGACCGTGAGGCCGACCACCCCGCGAACCAGTTCCACCGTGGTATTTTCGGGCCTGATATGGACGTCGAACGCGGTGCCGAGCACGGTGACCTTCACGCCGGCTGCGGTGACGGTAAAGGGCCGCGCCGGATCATGTTTGACGTCGAAGAAGGCTTCGCCGGAAAGCAGCGTCACATGCCGTGCGCCGTTGGCGAAATCCGCATCGATCGCGCTTTCGGCGCCGAGTTCGACCGCGCTGCCGTCCTCGAGCGTGATCTTGCGCAGCTCGGCCGTTGCCGTCGTGAAATCTGCCCGGTAGCGAATGAAGAGGGAGGGGCCGGCCAACGCCAGCACAAGACAGGCCGCCAGCGCCAGCGCCGCGCCCGCACCCCAGACGCGCCGTCGGTGGCGAGCGGCAAGCATTTTCGCTTGGCCGGCCGGTCGCCAGAGGTCCTCGTGGATGGGCGTCGTCTCGCCCATCAGCTCCCAGGTCTTGCAGGCTTTCGTCCAGGCATCACGATTTGCAGGCGACCGGTTGAACCAGAGGCTGAAATCACGCTCGTCGGCGGCTGTACGATGTGGTTCGCGCAGGCGCAGGAACCAGTCCATCGCCTCCTCCAGAATGCTTTCGTCCGTTTTGTCGTGCCCTGCCAAGTCTCAACCTGCTTCGGATGTCTTGCGATCTCTATCCGAAATTCCCCTTCTTGCGTAGGAACGATTGGCTGGTCCGGATTTTTCGCATGTGTAGAAATATTCAGGCGTTTTTTCTATCGAGCGCGGTGGCGATCTTGACCATGGCGGTCCGCACGTGGCGGTGGGCGGTGGCGACGGAGATGCCCAGGTGGTCGGCTACGCCTTCGAGCGTATGGCCACCGAACCGGTACATTTCCACGGCAATCCGGATCTCGCTTGGAAGCGCATCGAGTGCTGCTGCCGCAACGCGCACCTCGTCGCCGAACATCACCGTCTGTTCCGGATTGTCGGCGGCTTGTGGAATGGTCCAGAAGGGCGGGTCTTCGGCATGGCCACGATACTCGATCTTGCGGCGCTTCAGGACGTCGAAGGAGAGATTGCGGACGATGCGATAGAGATAGGCAAGCCCCTGGCGCGCCGATTCGCCGGTCGTCTTCCCCGGCGCGAAACGCAGATAGGCTTCCTGCACGATATCCTCGGCCGCCTCACGGGAGCCCAGGATCCGGGCGGCATAGTCGACCAGCGCCGAGCGGTGGGCGAGATAGAGGCTGTGACGACTTTCAGCTTCCAAGGTCATGGGGTCAGAGTATCTGAGCTCGTCTAATATGCTGACCCGCGCTCGCCACGATATGCAACGGATGGGTCGATGATATGAATGACACGGTTGGACTACCTATCATGCGACGCATATCTACCATCAAAAACTTGAATGCAATAGTCATATTATGATGACGGCAGCAAAGGCCGGGTTGCCTTTGCTGCCGTCATCAGTCCCTCCGACCCGCCGCGACACTTCAGGAGAAGCGAAGCGGCGAGATATATGCAGGTTTCAGCCCTATCCGGCCGCTCTTCTAAGTCTCGGGGCGGTGAGCGGTACATTTTGGTCGCACCAATCGGAAAAGACCTCGCCAAGCCTGTCCTTCAGTTTGCGTTCCAGCCGGTCGGCCTCGTCAAGGCGCTCGAAGACTGCACCGGCCTGGTTCCTGTCGCCGGTCTGGCCGAGCTTCATGCAGGCGTAGTGCAGGTTCTTCAGCGATTGGACCAGCGCTTCGATCTCTTCGCACCAGCTCTCGAATTCGGCGGAAGGCAGTTTCAGGGCGCGCCAGAAGAAAGCGAAACCGTGCTCATAGGCATATTTGCGGATGGTGATCACCGGTAGTTCGCGAACGGCTGATGCCAGGTTCGCCAGCTGCAGCCCATCGCGGCCCTCGATATGGGCTGTGACGATGCCGCGTACGGCGTCGGACAACGGATTGCGGTTTGCGACGAAGCAGGCCTCGAAATAATCCCTGAGATCTTCCGGCGCCGGATTGCGTGCCTGTGCGTTGTCGAAGACGTAACCGCCGCCGACCGTCGGCTGCATGATCGCGTGGATCACCTTTTCCCGCTCGATCTCGCCTTCCCATCGGTAATCGGGATCATGCACGAACCATTTGTCCGGGTCGGCGGTCTTCTGCAGCATCAGGTAATGCGGGAAGGGGTTCTGGTTGAACTTGTTCTCTCGCTCGGGAAGATGGAACATGTCGAGCATGACTATGACCGAGCCGGTGTCCGGGCGGCTGTCGACGAGATGGAAAAGCGTGGCGAGGTTGTCGCTCTTCGATTTTGCCGGGTCGTACCATTCCCGGACCTGGACCTGGTAAAGCCGCTGGAACCAGTCGCGGAAGAAGTCCTGAGTTATCTCCGGCGAATGATAGAGGAGCTGGAAGCTTTCGCTGACGGTGAATCTCGCATCCCAGACCCCGAAATAGAAGGGCCGCTGGTCGAGTCCCTGCCGTTTCAGACCATCGCAGACGCAACTGACGAAGCAATGCACCTTGATGTCGTAATAGGCTTCACCATGGACGCCCTCATCTGCCGTCCCGCCTGTCATCGGGAATGACGGAATGATGGCCTTCGGCACATAGAGCGCCACGAGATCCGCAACCGTGTCGAGTTCCTGCCGCGCGATCGCCTCTTCCGGCATGGCGAGGCCGTATTCCAGCT
This genomic window from Neorhizobium galegae contains:
- a CDS encoding siderophore ABC transporter substrate-binding protein gives rise to the protein MNLRTIAAFAAFAFSALPAHAVDILTAKGLVQIAVSPTKIAVLDIAALDTLDRLGIKPAGVPQKLYLPQLEPLKQGAEIVGDLFEPDLEALSALGPDLIIVGGRSSTKASATAQVVQTIDMTMDGDDLVAQAKERLAAYGVLFGKTAEAASAVEELDARIKAAKAAIAGKGNGLIIMTNGPKVTAYGPGSRFGWVHAALNLPAAVPDIEAANHGEAISFEFIAKANPDWLLVLDRAAAIGSGEQGAKTTLDNELVAETTAWKKNQVIYLPAAEFYIAAGGVQSIQRVVATIAEAFTAAR
- a CDS encoding DUF2218 domain-containing protein, which codes for MLQATTEWSTEHGGKYLVQLCKHFAHRIDVSYSETHGECRFACGTAILDADDGGLRILATAADEEQLTETESVIERHLVRFAFRENLEALQWQRPDRAA
- a CDS encoding TonB-dependent receptor, which produces MTTVAAAAIGGSAIFASPALAQTATRSFDIPAQPLASALNAFGRQSGLQVTLAASTSRGVAAQAVSGNLTPDQALARMLAGTGVNYRIANGTAVIGTPANASGDVPAEGATTLRPIVLQGQPGAEGDVGETVIGPEQLERINPTDLADVFREQAGIQVGSSLPMSQKVYVHGVEETNLAISIDGARQNNKVFHHNATNLIDPSLLKAVDVDAGIAPADAGPGALAGSINYETKDAIDLLAPGKSFGGFVTSTYNFNSDTVTTGLSAYGKHEGFEFLGYLTFGKGDDFVGGAGSEVSGTSTDIISGLGKLAYEFESGDRIEISHDRVVDDAPRPFRANAGFVDTGRLWEPRIRDYRLERQNTVLTYTDTSPEGWWDPTIMLAYSGTEVSVPVYGSPGLLYTAIGETTSFNGKFENKFSFEIGSITAGVDFYNDRTELEASTDSGREKASNIGIYAQARLEPWERTRLSFGARGDHQWFTGVNGSQFDNSGLSANISGEYDLTDFLTAKAGFSHVWAGVPMAETFNINPVWSYGPDGPEVVTADNYMIGLEAEYEGFTAEANLFRTDINDARVARYSPAAAGALLNHDLKSKGFEIGAGYEWSSGYVKVKYAHIDVDINGRPADSETGNYLATPVGDIITVTAAHTFSDWGLIIGGDIEIAPEYDHIASGSPPFRAYEVVNIFAEWKPEALPNFTFRAEVQNLLDKTYSDRATYGQEFGNVTPLYEPGRSFLLTAKATF
- a CDS encoding FecR family protein translates to MAGHDKTDESILEEAMDWFLRLREPHRTAADERDFSLWFNRSPANRDAWTKACKTWELMGETTPIHEDLWRPAGQAKMLAARHRRRVWGAGAALALAACLVLALAGPSLFIRYRADFTTATAELRKITLEDGSAVELGAESAIDADFANGARHVTLLSGEAFFDVKHDPARPFTVTAAGVKVTVLGTAFDVHIRPENTTVELVRGVVGLTVDGAARTFELSPGDSVTVSRTDGQVSRARLAPEDMAAWRNGRLFVNDVTVASVVEELQRYHSAWISIPSGDLANRRVTGLYDLSDPDRALEALVQPYGGRVHHISPYLRVLALF
- a CDS encoding sigma-70 family RNA polymerase sigma factor, with amino-acid sequence MTLEAESRHSLYLAHRSALVDYAARILGSREAAEDIVQEAYLRFAPGKTTGESARQGLAYLYRIVRNLSFDVLKRRKIEYRGHAEDPPFWTIPQAADNPEQTVMFGDEVRVAAAALDALPSEIRIAVEMYRFGGHTLEGVADHLGISVATAHRHVRTAMVKIATALDRKNA
- a CDS encoding DUF6005 family protein; protein product: MTREDILEAVQAVLSEHMAHPHMSGFAPEARLNEDLYLDSVLILQIFLNLELEYGLAMPEEAIARQELDTVADLVALYVPKAIIPSFPMTGGTADEGVHGEAYYDIKVHCFVSCVCDGLKRQGLDQRPFYFGVWDARFTVSESFQLLYHSPEITQDFFRDWFQRLYQVQVREWYDPAKSKSDNLATLFHLVDSRPDTGSVIVMLDMFHLPERENKFNQNPFPHYLMLQKTADPDKWFVHDPDYRWEGEIEREKVIHAIMQPTVGGGYVFDNAQARNPAPEDLRDYFEACFVANRNPLSDAVRGIVTAHIEGRDGLQLANLASAVRELPVITIRKYAYEHGFAFFWRALKLPSAEFESWCEEIEALVQSLKNLHYACMKLGQTGDRNQAGAVFERLDEADRLERKLKDRLGEVFSDWCDQNVPLTAPRLRRAAG